The Desulfosporosinus sp. Sb-LF genome contains a region encoding:
- a CDS encoding DUF3787 domain-containing protein, producing the protein MTENTSKEKFLANPIERHDTAAWRGHIESTKPQSNVPIPSEESVQNAKEWVDTNSLS; encoded by the coding sequence ATGACTGAAAATACGTCAAAAGAAAAGTTCTTAGCAAACCCTATTGAAAGGCATGATACGGCAGCTTGGCGAGGGCATATCGAAAGTACTAAACCCCAATCCAATGTTCCTATCCCCAGCGAAGAATCCGTGCAAAATGCAAAAGAATGGGTGGATACAAATTCTTTGTCCTAA